The following coding sequences are from one Cygnus olor isolate bCygOlo1 chromosome 2, bCygOlo1.pri.v2, whole genome shotgun sequence window:
- the SNX16 gene encoding sorting nexin-16, with amino-acid sequence MATPYVPVPIPIGSSSSSFTNRNQRRSSFGSISTSSSSSKGQLEDSAVGSFKKMSVPDQIGSASSVCSSPLVRTKFTGMDTSIEYCTQPVEEIEQNTDSRSWEDRPSTPTILGYEVMEERAKFTVYKILVKRSPEESWVVFRRYTDFSRLNDKLKDMFPGFRLALPPKRWFKDNYNPDFLEDRQLGLQAFLQNLVAHKDIANCLAVREFLCLDDPPGPFDSLEESRAFCETLEETNYRLQKELLEKQREVESLKKLLNEKQLHIDAIERRIRDLSSGKMTRQISGEESECSGEVESSAVEADQGTLGENGCPDKENHEACWSGSLPENSVPEIEVAEVAYTADEEE; translated from the exons ATGGCAACACCATACGTTCCTGTTCCTATTCCTATTGGAAGCTCATCATCCAGCTTTacaaacagaaaccaaagaCGTTCTTCTTTTGGGAGCATCTCAACAAGTTCCAGCTCCTCAAAAGGACAGCTAGAGGACTCTGCTGTTGgtagttttaaaaagatgagCGTGCCTGACCAGATTGGTTCTGCGTCATCTGTGTGTAGTAGTCCACTTGTTAGGACTAAATTTACAGGTATGGATACATCCATTGAATACTGTACTCAGCCCGTAGAAGAAATAGAGCAGAATACAGAttccaggagctgggaggatcGACCGTCCACGCCTACTATACTGGGTTATGAGGTGATGGAGGAAAGGGCCAAATTCACT GTGTACAAAATACTAGTAAAAAGAAGTCCAGAGGAAAGCTGGGTGGTTTTCAGACGGTACACCGACTTCTCCAGGCTTAATGACAAG TTAAAAGATATGTTTCCTGGCTTTCGATTGGCCCTTCCACCAAAGCGCTGGTTCAAGGATAATTATAATCCTGACTTCTTGGAAGATCGACAGTTGGGACTACAAGCATTCCTCCAGAACCTAGTAGCTCACAAAGATATTGCTAACTG CCTTGCAGTGAGAGAATTTCTTTGTCTGGATGATCCTCCAGGTCCTTTTGATAGTCTAGAAGAGAGCAGG GCTTTCTGTGAAACTCTGGAGGAAACAAATTACCGTCTACAAAAAGAACTGCTTGAAAAACAAAGGGAGGTGGAATCACTGAAGAAattgttaaatgaaaaacaacttcaTATAGATGCTATTGAAAGAAGAATTAG GGATTtatcttcaggaaaaatgaCTCGTCAAATATCAGGAGAAGAAAGTGAGTGCAGTGGTGAGGTGGAGTCTTCTGCAGTAGAAGCAGACCAGGGTACCCTGGGTGAGAATGGCTG CCCAGATAAAGAGAACCACGAGGCATGCTGGAGTGGCTCTCTGCCTGAAAATTCTGTACCAGAAATTGAAGTCGCTGAAGTAGCATATACTGCTGATGAAGAAGAATAG